Part of the Terriglobia bacterium genome is shown below.
AGCATGCCCCTGAGGCGCCACGCGAGCCCCCCGAGCGTGCGGAGCGCGGGCTCGCCGGCCTCCGCGAGACGTCGCGCCGCGGTCAGGGCCAGGACGGGATCCCGCGCCAGGATCGCGTCCGCGAGCTCCCACCCCGAGAGGGTCCCGCCGCCGACCGCGACCTCCCGCGCCTCGCTCAGGCTCACGGCGCCCCTCGAATCGCCTCCGCGCCAGTCGCGGATCTTGTCCAGCTCGCTCGACACCCGGTGGAGGTCGCCCGCGGCCATCTCCACCACGAACTCGATCGCCGCGGGGTCGAGCGAGAGACCGCGCTCGCGCGCGAGCTCCGCGGCCTCCCGAACCACGGCCGTCGTCTCCTCCGGTCCCGCGGGCCGGAAGGCGAGGACGCGCCCCGCCTCGAGCATCTCGCGGTGGAGCGCTCGCCGCGCGTCGAGCCTGGGGGCCCGGACGATCAGGAAGCTCGAGGCGGGCGGCGCCGACGCGTACTCCGCGACCGGCCCGGGCTTGCCCTCGAGGGACTCGACGTCCCGGACCAGGACGACGCGCCGGGGCGAGAACATCCCCGCGGAGCGGGCCGCGGACACCACGCTTCCCACGTCCACCCTCCGCTCCCCGAAGACCGTGAGCTCGAGATCCGCGGTCCCGCCGGGCGCGAGGGAGGAAAGCAGGGCCCGCTGTGCGGCGTCGAGGTGGAAGAGATCCTCGCCGGTGAGCACGACGAGTCCCGGCGGCCATCCCCGCGCGATGTCCTTGAGGACCGCCCGCAGGGCGACTCCGCCCCACGGGCCCTGGGCGCCACGCCCCGCCATCAGAATCCCTCGAACATCGAGTTGACGAGCGCCTGGGCCGCCCCCTGCGCGATCTGATCCAGCGCGAGGTTCTCCTGGAGCACCTCGGCCTGCACGTCGTACTGCTCGCGGAACACGAGACCCGACTGGCTCCAGAGCACGGTCTCGGACGAGAGATCGCGGAGCGTGGCCTGGATCGTCACCACCGTCTCGAGCCGGGTCGCGCGCCCTTGAGCGTCGAGCTGGACCGGGCTCGACCGGTACTCGCTGACCGCGCCTTCGAGGAGCGCGTCGGCGTGCGCCCGGTCGGACACGACCTTGTAATGGCCGCGCTTCGTCAGCTCTCGCGCGACCTCCTCGGTCACCCGCTGCTCGATGTCCGGACGCTGGGTGCGGTTCTCGAACGGCGAGACCATGATCACGCGGATCCGCTCGGGAAGGAACGTGTTTCTCCCGGAGAGTTTGTACCCGCAGCCCGGCTGGGCGGAGACCACCGCAGCGACGAGGAGCCCCGCGATGACTCCGGGCCGCCGCCCCGCCTGCGAGCGCCCTTTCACCGCCCGTCCTTCCGGGGCGAGATCTCGCCCCTCTCGACCCGCTTCCGCACCGCGTCCAGGATCCCGTTGATGAACGCGCCCGACTCCTCGCTGCCGAACTTGCGCGCGACCTCGATCGCCTCGTCGATGGCCACGACCGGCGGGATCTCCGCGTCGAACAGCATCTCGTACACCGCCATGCGCAGGACGTTGCGGTCGACCACGGCCATCCGCTCGATCCGCCAGTGCTCGGCGGAGCCGGCCACCACATTGTCGAGGAAGAGCCTCTCGCGGGCCACCCCCCTCACCAGCGCCTCCGCGAACGCCCTGAGCTCTTCCGGCGCCTCCTGGCCCGCCCAGAAGAGCCCGAAGACGTCCTCGGGCGGCCCGCCGGCCAGGTCCATCTGGAAGAGCATCTGGAGCGCGCACTCGCGGGCGCGCCTTCGCTGGCCCAAGGTCGAAGCCCCTACGCCAGCTGGCGGTAGAGGCTGACCATCTCCACCGCGGCGAGGGCGGCGTCCCAGCCCTTGTTCCCGGACTTGGCGCCGGCGCGGTCGATCGCCTGATCGAGGCTGTCCGCGGTCACGACGCCGAACGCCACCGGGACGCCGGATTGGAGGGCGGTCTGCGCGAGCCCCTTGGCCACCTCGGCCGCCAGCACGTCGAAGTGCGGCGTCTCTCCCCGGATCAGCGCGCCCAGCGCCACCACCGCGTCGAACTTCCCCGACCCGGCAAGGCGGGCGGCGGCCTGCGGCAGCTCCCAGCTTCCCGGGACGCGCACGATGGTGCGCGCGTCGGCTCCGGCCCCGTGCCTCTCGAGGCAGTCCTCCGCGCCCGCC
Proteins encoded:
- the holA gene encoding DNA polymerase III subunit delta codes for the protein MAGRGAQGPWGGVALRAVLKDIARGWPPGLVVLTGEDLFHLDAAQRALLSSLAPGGTADLELTVFGERRVDVGSVVSAARSAGMFSPRRVVLVRDVESLEGKPGPVAEYASAPPASSFLIVRAPRLDARRALHREMLEAGRVLAFRPAGPEETTAVVREAAELARERGLSLDPAAIEFVVEMAAGDLHRVSSELDKIRDWRGGDSRGAVSLSEAREVAVGGGTLSGWELADAILARDPVLALTAARRLAEAGEPALRTLGGLAWRLRGMLEVKAALEAGARPEDAARTVWTGVPAKRLLAGLERWPFDDLLALPGRLLRADRTLKSRGIEPRIVVESLAEDLTFRSSGAGREGR
- the nusB gene encoding transcription antitermination factor NusB is translated as MGQRRRARECALQMLFQMDLAGGPPEDVFGLFWAGQEAPEELRAFAEALVRGVARERLFLDNVVAGSAEHWRIERMAVVDRNVLRMAVYEMLFDAEIPPVVAIDEAIEVARKFGSEESGAFINGILDAVRKRVERGEISPRKDGR
- the ribH gene encoding 6,7-dimethyl-8-ribityllumazine synthase — protein: MAQVMEGKLDAKGMRFALLVSRTNDFVATRLLAGAEDCLERHGAGADARTIVRVPGSWELPQAAARLAGSGKFDAVVALGALIRGETPHFDVLAAEVAKGLAQTALQSGVPVAFGVVTADSLDQAIDRAGAKSGNKGWDAALAAVEMVSLYRQLA